The following DNA comes from Salvelinus sp. IW2-2015 linkage group LG1, ASM291031v2, whole genome shotgun sequence.
ACTCTGATGTCACTCTCAGTTAAAGCTGGGACAGAGCGTAGCACATTGTAGGGATGAGGTTCTGTCTGAGTCTCACTGACTAGCCTAAAACACATTGGAAGAGTTCTCCAGTGCTTGTTCCAAATGCTCAAAGGTGCTTAATCGATATAATGTCAtaagtgctgagcgattaaccccccccaaaaatgtcaggTTTTAAACAACAAATTGGCCGACTGTTAAATGATTTGAATTCCTTTTCATTCCGTTTTTTCCTCAAtgtgcagtttctctagagataaatcagatcaagcccaaactgtgtgatgtagtagggagttgtagtttccaacaggccaatattttaCATAGTTTAGCACATAacttggtaattaactacaattacCATAATCCCATTGCACGCCTAATTGTCTGGTCTGTGTGGGGCACGGAGCCGGAGAGAAGAACGTGCaatcgagagggatagagagcagttgcttcgcagtatctctacctgaaaatacatgatctaagtgattgatagttggtattcagcagttataaagtatgccttatttactttgatatcgtgattttgtcagacagcacaggcagcagctctatagagatgagatgatcacttggaatgaaataatagttgtcaaacaaatgtacataacaactgaaatattttattaaagtaatgtgaataaattatggttataagtgataagcagtaatgggcagtcactactgtcatgggacttttattaatagttttattctgttacAGCGTTCAACCCACAATGCGTAGTGcacttaatgtaaaaaaaaaaaaaaaaaactataagaATAATAACAATTGAAAACCGTGTTTAATATAATTAATCCGACCTCAAATCAgtaatcactcagcactaaatgtgatatgtatgttttgttttcttcaaATCAAAGTCATGAATCCAATCATAAGAATATTTCTGACATTTTGTCCCTTCCTTGCATGCCCGTCATAGTTTCCGATATTGCACGTCATGTGAGGCTAATGTGATCTGATGATTGGTGTGTTCTTGATGATCTGTCCACTGTGTTGATGTTGAAgagtttggagtccacctggcgGAGCTAACTGTGGACCCTCGGGGAGCTCTGGCCATTCGTCAGGTTAGTAAGCAGAAACTGTCATTCTTCTTCTATTCCAACTCTAGAAGTATGCTAGTGctctattgtgtgtgtgagaccacaTCTCAGTATCTATTTACTCTACTATATCAATCAATTAtacgtgtgtgttttgtccagtTGGCCTCAGTCATCCTTAAGCAGTATGTGGAGACCCACTGGTGTTCACTATCTGAGAAGTTCAGACCCCCAGAGACCACAGACCGGGTAAGCAAAGCCACACGCCATTCTTCCAACTAAACAAAATGTATCATTTTTGATGCCTGAAAATTTGAAAATATTTTGAGAAAGAGGAGTTACAAAACCACTGATGCTGcctaaaatctctctctctttctcctctccaggccAAGGCAGCCATCAGGGAGCTGTTGCCAGGAGGTCTGAGGGAGGCCATCAGTAAGGTGCGGTCCAGTGTGGCATATGCTGTGTCGGCCATTGCCCACTGGGACTGGCCTGAGGCCTGGCCTCAGCTCTTTACCATCCTCATGGACATGCTGGTCAGTGGCGACGTCAACGCAGTGCACGGGGCCATGAGGGTCCTCACAGGTACACGCACATCCCAAATTGACCCCTTTTCCTGTACGCCGTTCCTACTCTTAACTGTTTGTATGCATGCATCTCAGTGTATTCACATCATTCTTCTGGCTTTTTCTCACAGAGTTTACCCGTGAGGTGACAGACACTCAGATGCCTCTGGTGGCTCCGGTGATCCTGCCTGAGATGTACAAGATCTTCTCCATGATGGAGATCTACAGCATCCGTACCCGCTCTAGAGCCGTGGAGATCTTCTCCACCTGTGCCAACCTGATCTGTGCGATAGAGGAGCTGGAGAAGGGAGCGGCCAAGGCCCTGATCTTCCCCGTGGTGCAGCAGTTCACTGAGGCGTTCATTCTGGCCCTGCAGATGCCTGATGGACCCTCCTCAGACAGCGGCCTCAAGATGGAGGTCCTCAAGGTGAGAAGATGACCACAAGGATTTATACACCCAGGAAGGCTAGATGAGGTTGGCCTTTTGGGATCTGTAGGTCAGATGTTGTAGGTTGTGCTGATCCAACCTTTTCACCTATATCTCTCTTCGCCAGGCCGTGACAGCTCTAGTGAAGAACTTTCCTAAACCCATGGTGTCGTCCATGCAGCAGATCCTGCCCATCGTCTGGAACACCCTGACAGAGAGTGCCGCTTTATATCCTTCACACTGCTGCAACCATGTCCTCTCCACTTTCATATTACGTTAGCTCAATGTCTATTAATTCCCATAGCTTTGGTTCATATCCGTCAATAATGATTGGCAATGTTCCTCTTGGAATGTGAGCTATTCACCTAACTGTAGAGGGTGATCAGGTAAACACTGGTCTGTGTCCTGAGAATGGGGTTTCCTTAACCAGCTGTGCACTTATGTCAGAACAGAGGTCAACTACACAGAGGAGGTAGACGATCCAATTGACTCTGATGGTGAGAGTAACCTTACTGTCTTGTTCTTATTTTCATGCATTTAGATCACTTGTTATTGTTCATGATTAATTgaacttttaaaatgattaaatcAATATGTTACATGGGCTGATCTAGAACATACAGTAGATGGATTTAGAAAGCATTATAACATACAGTAGCTATAGATAGATTGTAGTATAGAACATAGTGAGCTATTACTATATCATTTCCTCAAGTCCTCTAGATCTGGtccaaaggtgtgtgtgtatttacagtgcattcggaaagtattcagaccgcttggatttttccacattttgttatgttacaaccttattcttaaatggattttaaaaatcctcatcaatctacacacaataccccaaaatgacacagcgaaaacaggtttttagacatttgagtgaatgtataaaataaaaaaaacataacttatttacataagtattcagacactttgctatgagactcgaaattgagctcaggtgcatcctatttccattgatcatccttgagatatttctacaacttgattggagtccacctgaggtaagttcaattgattggacatgatttggaaaggcacacacctgtctatataaggtcccacagttgacagtgcacgtcagagcaaaaaccaagccatgaggttgaaggaattgtccgtagagctccgagacaggattgtgtcgaggcacagatctggggaagggtaccaaaacatttctgcagcattgaatgtcccctagaacacagtggcctccatcattcttaaatggaagagatttggaaccaccaagactcttcctagagctggccactcggccaaacgggggagaagggccttggtcagggaggtgagctcTGATAGAGtcccagagttcttctgtggagatgggagaaccttctaaaaggacaaccatctctgcagcactccaccaatctggtaGAATAGCCAGACGGAAAccgccactcagtaaaaggcacatgacagcccacttgtagTTTgtcaaaagtcacctaaaggactctcggaccatgagaaacaagattttctggtctgatgaaaccaagattgaactatttggcctgaatgccaagtgtcacatctggaagaaacctgaaacctccctatggtgaagcatggtggtggcagcatcatgctgtggggatgtttttcagcgtcaggaactgggagacaagtccggattgagggaaagatgaacagagcaaagtacagagagatccttgatgaaatcctgctctagagcactcaggacctcagactggggcgaaagttgaccttccaataggacaatgacaatgcaggagtggctttgggacaagtctctgaatgtccttgagtggccaagccagagcctggacttgaacccgtttgaacatctctggaggacctgaaaatagctgtgctgcaaccctccccatccaacctgacaaagcttgagaggatctgcagagaagaatggcagaaactctccaaatacaggtgtgccaagcttgtagcgtcatacccaagaagactcgaggctgtaatcgcttgcgaaggtgcttcaacaaagtactgagtaaagggtctgaatactgatgtaaatgtaatatttcagtttttttattttcaatacattttcacacatttctaaaaaccgtttttgttttgtcattttggggtattgtgtgtagattgataagggataAAATAATTTCATCCGTTTTTGatgaaggctgtaacgtaacagaatgtggaaaaagtcaaggtgtctgaatgcttttcgtgtgtgtacagtaccagtcaaaagtttgaacacctattcattctagggtttttctttttactcttttctacattgtagaatagtagtgaagagaccaaaactatgaaataacacatggaatcatgtagtaaccaaaaaagtgttaaacaaatccaaatatatttaacatgtttgattctttaaagtagccatcctttgccttgatgacagctttgcgcactcttggcattctctccaccagcttcacctggaatgcttttccaacagtcttgaaggagttcccacatatgctgagcacttgttggaagcttttccttcactctgcggtccaactcatcccaaaccatctcaattgggttgaggttgggtgattgtggaggccaggtcatctcatgcagcactccatcactctccttggtcgaatagcccttagacagcctggaggtgtttttggggtcattgtcctgttgaaaaacaaatgatagtcccactaagcgcaaaccagatgggatggcgtattgctgtggtagccatgctggttacgtgttccttgaattctaaataaatcacagatgatgtcaccagcaaagcaccatcacaccacctcctccatgcttcacggtgggaaccacacatgcgtagatcatccgttcacctactctgcgtctcacaaagccacagcggttggaaccaaaaatctcaaatttggactcatcagaccaaaggataattttccaccggtctaatgtccattgctcgtttttcttggcccaagcaagtctcttctttgtgtcctttagtagtggtttctttgcagcaatcgaccatgaaggcctgatttcacgcagtctcctcggaacagtcgatgttgagatgtgtctattacttgagctctgtgaagcatttatttgagctgcaatcggaggtgcagttaactctaatgaacttatcctctgcagcagaggtcactctgggtcttcctttcctgtggcggtcctcatgagaggcagtttcatcatagcgcttgatggtttttgctactgcacttgaataaatgttcaaagttcttaattttccacattgactgaccttcatgtctcaaagtgatgatggactgtcgtttctctttggttatttgagctgttcttgccataatttcgacttggtcttttaccaaatagggctatcttctgtatttcacccctaccttgtcacaacaactgattggctcaaatgcattaagaaggaaagaaattccacaaattaacttttaacaaggcacaactgttaattgaaatgcattccaggtgactacctcatgaagctggttgagaaaatgccaaaagcgtgcaaagctgtcatcaaggcaaaatgtggctactttgaagaatctcatttttgtattattactacatgattccataagtgttatttcatagttttgaagacttcactgttattctacaatgtagaaaattagtcaaaataaagaaaaacccttgaatgagtaagtgtgttcaaacttttgactggtaccgtatagGCATGCGTATGTGCCATTTTTTAAgaaacacttttatccaaagctacTAAGTCATCattgtatacattttacatacggaGGGTTTCGATAATCAATCCAATTATCCTGGCATTGAAAGCGCCATGGTCTACCAACTGTGCGTTTTTCTTCCAGGTGAGGTTCTGGGCTTTGAGAACCTGGTGTTTAGCATCTTTGAGTTTGTTCACACGTTGCTGGAGAACAGCAAGTTCAAGAGCACAGTGAAGAAGGCTCTTCCTGAGCTGATCTACTACATCATCCTCTACATGCAGATCACGGAGGATCAGGTATACACCCTCActcctgtgtatgtgtgagagagaccgTTTTTTAAATGGTGCTGAGTCTGATGCAGGGTTCACTCAAGGTGCTTGAGATGTTTACATTTCTTGAATTTGTTGGTACTTAAAAAGTACTTGAATTaaaatgagaggagaacagaaaatgATCTAATATGAAAAATATTAGAAAAATTTATTGGTCTTACGAATTAATTTCCAGGCAGACGACCAAGTTTTATTTCCTCCATTGTTTCTTGCTCTGGTTGCCATGCGAGCATTGGTGAGTCGGCCCTGAAGGGGGGAAAGACACAATGCTGCATCATGCACTAGCGCCAATTCTACATGGACTTTTTCTCCAGAGCTTTTTTGCCTCAATCAAGGGTGTGATATTCCTCTTTATCAAGTGGCAGCTGTGCTCCTGCCGTTCTGGTGGCTGTTCACATGCCGTTTTCCTCACACAGCCCACCAGCTCTTCTGCCGACCGGCGACACTAAAGCTGCCAGTTGGAATGAAGTCGCTTTTTCGTAGCTATTAATTAATAGATTCCCAAATgcacaataaaaatacaatatagtCATTAAGCTGGAATTGTGTAGTTATGCGAATAGGAAATGTGTGTTCACCGTCGCAAaactctgctcatcactactcaAATTACAACATCAGTACTGACTTACCACTCATGTATTTAGTAAAGAACTAGTGAATGCGTATTATTGAGTAAAACGTGTAAGGTAGTGATGaatagtagtgttttttttatttcaagagGTTGTGGAGATATACTGCCATCTGGTGACGACTACGAACAATTGCATAAAAGGAACTATTACAAATTGATGATCTTTGAAAATAAATGTTAGTGCTTGAAAAAGTACTAAAGCCCTTGAATTTGATTTGCCACTGTCTTTACAAACCCATTTGACGTCATGGTTATGTGTTCCTCATCCGTAGTCTATGATGTCATGGTTGTATGTGTTCCTCATCAGTAGTCGTGTATCTGTAGATCAAGGTGTGGACGGCCAACCCCCAGCAGTTTGTGGAGGACGAGGATGACGACACCTTCTCCTACTCCGTCAGGATCTCAGCCCAGGACCTGCTTCTGGTGAGCACCTCAGTCTGTGGGCAAagctcaaatagcaccctattccccatatagtgcactacttttgacctgtgtgtgtgtgaaccccaTAGTTTAACTCCACAGTTACTTCTGCATGTTTACGTTCTGGTCAATGTGACCTTTCTGGAGAGGAGACTTCTCACTCcaaccttcctcctcttccaatAGGCTGTGGCGACAGAGTTCCAGAACGAGAGTGCGGCAGCGTTGGCTGCAGCAGCAACAAGACACCTGCAGGATGCCGAGCAGGCCAAGAACAGTGGCAATGAGCACTGGTGAGGACCACACACCGGCTGCATGACATGGCAAACAGTGGATGCCTCTTAATTAATAGTCCTTGTCTCCTGTTTGTCCTCGGCGTTGAACTGAAAACACGCGttaggtgaaagcaatatggaTGCCTTTAAGGAATTTGCTTTAATCTGTCCAGGTATTTTTGTCAGTGCAGACTGAAAACAAGGTGAAGAGATTACTTTCGACCAGTGTTCCCGCGTTRTGATCCCCTGGGACTGCCCCGCAGAAGAAATATCACCCCGAGAAAagaagcacaagattgaacttcactcaactttgtcGCGTTTTTTCCCCCTTAGTTAACACTAACAACGTTTTGATTTACTGTGGGAKttgtgatcgaatcaatgcaatattagccactttcaatgcaacataccgaaacaaaacgaactacgcaagacttagtatgcaaaacgaactatgccgcagattttgttgtaggcagaaagcCTCGGAGTAGGATTCTTTTGCATTGACATACACGTCTCAGCccctactctacacagaccggtgcggcataaccaatcagcgctgcagtaggcctatatgcaaacagaccattgccatatatggatctgtgccattctcTTTYAACTGgattgtgtttacagcatgagcggtcgtgagtagatacTGCTTGTTTTGacatcaaagcgagagctgcatgtagccatgtgtgcacatttgttcatYtcctttgctagttagtgagttattagcccagttatagatcatttgtagtcagcaatgggggagtgattgcttcctacaagagcacaaaacatgtaKatttctagacatctttgaaaagggagtcgggtaaagagcttttttattGTCTTAAAGAGGCAGTGTTGTGTTTTGAGACAGGTTRgaataagctaagtagccaataggcagagggtagaagagtttgtctgattctctgtaataatggtgtgggaataataatgcattttattttgtaaagtggtttcttgcatcaaacacaacattttctgTCACCTGCTTATCTGAAGGACatgtggataaacaggttaatgtcaagccctacatgttttttttcaaaagtctcatggaatgtaggtctacattgaacaccacacattggctgctactgtaggctgaatgatagaacagctatttccatgttaaaatattATAGGGTGCATTTCTTCCATTTTTTTGAGGGTAGGCcactctgataggcctacattatggtccaaatagccacagtagcctacttgaccactgtctgaaattgtaacttaaagcgggtacagcctcagtgtttgcCGTAAACGCCTGCTGGAAGTTGCAAAGAATTTtgacaatgttcaagtttgcactCAACAGACCTGAAATTTGATCAGTGACAGAAAAAAATGAGCGAACATTGCTTtctactattgagttgcaccccatggCTAAACCATCACCATGCAGTCATACTGTAGGTGTGCTCTCTCCTGACTCCTGTGTTGTCCCCTCCTGCAGGTGGAAGATCCATGAGGCCTGTATGTTAGCTCTGGGCTCAGTGAAGACCATCATCACAGAGAACGTGAAGAACGGCCGTGTTCAGTTTGATATGCACGGCTTCCTGGCTAACGTCATCCTGGCTGACCTTAACCTCACAGGTTAGTCAGTCTGGGGTCGGTAGCTCATCTCCGGGCAGCCATGTTCAGTTATATTGTTCTTTCAAGAAATGTCTGATTTAGACCGTGGAAACCTGGTGGGTGGACTCAATAGTCAATCATTGATTTTGTGATCAATTGATTACGTGATCAGTAAAGAGTGAGGGAGAAACAATAACCTTCAGACATCAAAGGCCTGGAGGTCTGGACTGTGACTCACGGTACAGTATATGCTTATATAAtaacccctccttcctctctccccccagcgGCCTCTCCGTTCTTGCTGGGCCGAGCCCTGTGGGCGGCCAGCCGCTTCACAGCAGCCATGTCCCCTGAGCTCATCCAGCAGTTCCTCCAGGCCACCGTCAGCGGCCTGCACGACAGTCAGCCGCCCTCAGTCCGCATCTCAGCCGTACGCGCCATCTGGGGGTGAGGGAGATGAAAGTTCAACACTTAAACCTCCATAGTTCTGACAAGCTGTAGATTCCACTTCTTCAGTCATCATAATAATACCAGTAAGCTAGGCCAGGTAGAAGCAGTGATGGCATACAGTAGGTAGATGGATAAATCCCTCTAGTTTGTCACCCAACTAGCCATATAACACAAACCGTCACTACACCATAACAGTAAATGTGTTGGTATGCAGGTGataattctgtgtgtgtgctctcctcAGGTACTGTGACCAGTTGAAGCTGTCCGAGAGTACCCACGTCCTGCAGCCGttcctgcctgctgttctggacGGGCTGGTGCAGCTGGCAGCCCAGTTCAGCTCCGAGGTTCTCACCCTAGTAATGGAGACACTGTGTATTGTCTGCACTGTGGACCCAGCCTTCACCACCAGCGCAGAGAACAAGATCTGCCCCCTCACCATTGCCATCTTTCTCAAGTATAGTAACGGTAGGTAACTATAGTAACCTTGGCAGTTGGTGCTCTTGTATTTTATTATTAGCGTATCATTGAGTCCCATAGATAATTTAGGTattaccatatatatatatatatatatatatatatttttaacctttatttaactagacaagtcagttaagaacaaattgttatttacaatgacggcctaggaacagtgggttaactgccttgttcaggggcagaacgatagatttttaccttgtcagttcggcaattcgatttagcaaccttttggttactggctcaacgctctaaccactaggctacctgccgctatgACTATCCATTCCTTACAGATCAACCCATGTGCCTCTATCTtactttccctcctctccccagacCCGGTGGTGGCGTCTCTGGCCCAGGACATCTTTAAGGAACTGGCCCAGATCGAGGCGTGCCAGGGCCCCATGCAGATGCGCCTCATCCCCACCCTGGTCAGCATCATGCAGGCCCCGCCTGACAAGATCCCCTCCGGTCTATGTGCAGTAAGTCACCACTGGCCTGGTGCCGCTAGCTACTATGGAAGTGGTTAATTTACAGCAGCACTGTGTGTCGGGGCCTAACAGAGTTGGTCTCAACTCCATTGGTAGTAGTCACCAACCCAGGGCCTAGGCTACAGGGGTGTGAAGGCTTTTAGTCCAGCCAGGTACTAATCAAGTAGTCATTGTCTTGACTTAGTTAAAtctggtgtgttagtgctgggctggaataaaagcctgcactCTCCAGGACCATGGATGGTGGTCTGGCCTCCTTGTTTACCATCAACGTTTAGGGTTCTAGTCAGTCATATATTGACAGTCGTCTCCTGTGTTCTCCCTGACAGACCGCCATAGACATCTTGACCACGGTGGTCCGACACACCAAACCCCCGCTCTCTGAGATGCTGGTCTGCCAGGCCTTCCCTGTGGTGG
Coding sequences within:
- the LOC111970333 gene encoding importin-9, with protein sequence MAGMSAVGPGSASAAGPVQQGLKEALIETLTAILSPVQEVRAAAEEQIKVLEVTEEFGVHLAELTVDPRGALAIRQLASVILKQYVETHWCSLSEKFRPPETTDRAKAAIRELLPGGLREAISKVRSSVAYAVSAIAHWDWPEAWPQLFTILMDMLVSGDVNAVHGAMRVLTEFTREVTDTQMPLVAPVILPEMYKIFSMMEIYSIRTRSRAVEIFSTCANLICAIEELEKGAAKALIFPVVQQFTEAFILALQMPDGPSSDSGLKMEVLKAVTALVKNFPKPMVSSMQQILPIVWNTLTESAAFYVRTEVNYTEEVDDPIDSDGEVLGFENLVFSIFEFVHTLLENSKFKSTVKKALPELIYYIILYMQITEDQIKVWTANPQQFVEDEDDDTFSYSVRISAQDLLLAVATEFQNESAAALAAAATRHLQDAEQAKNSGNEHWWKIHEACMLALGSVKTIITENVKNGRVQFDMHGFLANVILADLNLTAASPFLLGRALWAASRFTAAMSPELIQQFLQATVSGLHDSQPPSVRISAVRAIWGYCDQLKLSESTHVLQPFLPAVLDGLVQLAAQFSSEVLTLVMETLCIVCTVDPAFTTSAENKICPLTIAIFLKYSNDPVVASLAQDIFKELAQIEACQGPMQMRLIPTLVSIMQAPPDKIPSGLCATAIDILTTVVRHTKPPLSEMLVCQAFPVVAQCTLRTDDNTTIQNGGECLRAYVSVALEQVGQWRDTEGHSGLWYVMQVVSQLLDPRTSEFTAAFVGRLVSTLIARAGTELGEQLDQILRAILSKMQQAETLSVMQSLIMVFAHLVHSQLEPLLEFLCSLPGPTGKPALEFVMAEWMSRQHLFYGQYEGKVSTVALCKLLQHGLNTNDKRLQDIVVKGEEIFGPDEGIRTRSKSAKNPEKWTNIPLLVKVFKLIVNELSSVVEANTTRAAAADWSQDSGGMWEDQEAEEEEEEEDDEEDEGLAGQLLSDLIASNKYDEDYYEDDDEEDPDALKDPIYQIDLQAYLTDFLTQFAQSPCYSMFSGHLNDAERRVLQTIGI